The Chiloscyllium plagiosum isolate BGI_BamShark_2017 chromosome 4, ASM401019v2, whole genome shotgun sequence region GCAGACTCCTAAATACATGCTGCATATAGTATGCAAATCACGTGTCCATGATTGATATAGTTTCAACCACCCCTCcgtttttttttaactccttgGTTTTGCTAATTCCATATTCTAGGTTTTGTGAATAGTCCACAAACATAAAGGTGGTTTGATAGAGAAATTCTGGGCTTGTCAGAATCAGTGTTATTGAAATAATTTGAAGACTTATGTTTTCAAGTTGTGACGCCTCTTACTGACAGTGCAGCTGTgctcattattttaaatgttcatgGGTATAGCTTGGATATGGATATTCTATAGTCAGGACAGTCACCTAAATTTGAACAAACATGTTGTCTGATTACTCCAGGCgtttttttgttttacatattcataaattcagtccatttatgTCCATTTCTTTAAATAACTTCATTTTAGCTCACAACGTATTTGAAATCTTAAATTAAGAATCTCCTGGGATACAGGGATCCTTGAATTTGCACTGTCAAGGCTAGTTGTTCTTGCCGTACCTCTGAGTTTAGATGTTTGATCCAAATatggatcaaggctgtaatgaggtcaggagctgaagaATATGCTCAATATTAAGCTGGGACTGGAGACTGGTAATATATGCGGATCAGTTCAGGTTTGGGCAGTAGAAattctttccctcaaggacatttaTGAACCAAGTGGGTTTTTATGACCATCAATGCTCGTTTCATGGCACAATTACTGAGCGTTtctttgatttcaatttttaaaaatgttttattaagGATTTATGAGAGGCCGAATGGCAGCCTCGTGTTGTCATTTTGATTCTAGTTCCAAAAGGGAGGCCACTGCAGTACCCTCTTAAAGTTGGAAGGTGGTGTTTGAAGCTTGTCCCAGGTCTCATTGATATCAGTTTGCAGAGTTTTTTCTTAGTGTGAAGAATGTTCAAGCAAACTGTATTTATTGGCTTCAGAAGCTTTGATTAGGTGGATGACCTGGCATTAATAGTAAACTACAGGAAAAATGTACAATTGCACATAGGAAAGGGGATTTTCTTGTGTCTACCTTATAACAAACAATCAAATTGGATCAGTTTGTGTTTCCATGGAATGTATCAgctgtgtctacttcaatgctcCTCGTAAGTACACCATTATTCAGTTGGTCCTACCATCCATTAATTAAGCAATGGTATTAGCTAATATGGTAATTTTGGCTTGCCATTGAAAAGGTTGAAATAAAGAGATCTTTAGGAATTTGATGTTGTGAAGGAGGAATGCTGTTCAGATCTCTCAAAAAATAAGTGGTCAGAGGAAGGGAGTCAGACCAGCAGTGGGACATGAGAGATGAAAGTCTAGAAGCATTAATAGGTAAGCAGGTTGGAGTTTTGAAAATTATCTCCCTGAAAGGATGCAGCAGTTTAAACCGTTACTGGAGAATTAAGTGTTCTGTTAAATTTGTAGCCTAATCACTCGATGTAACTTTAGATCATCATTGTTATATTTCTGAAATTAATACAGAAATGGCAGAAAAGCTTTGTGTATTTGAGCCATTGGACAGCTGTCATAATCCACAGCAACCACATCTACAGTAAGTACCTACAGCTTGAATAACTTTAGCTAGGAATTGAAGACCTGGAATCTGCACTTCAGACACTGATGCATCTGGCGGGGGGACACTTTGTTCTGTTCGACTGTGTCCTGAGAATTTAGTTTGCAGTCAAGTACATGAGGTTGTGACTATAAGGGGACTGATGTTGAAAGAGCATGAGGCATTACGGCAGAGCAATTGCATGCTTAATGACAACCGTTGTGTGGCTGGAAGGAGCAGAGCATAAGATCTCGCTGGCATGTGAGAGCAGGAAGCAAGCTTGCAAGAATAATGGATAAAAAGATCTGtaatctgaatgcatgcagcgtTTGTAACAAAATGGATGGATGATAGCGTGCAtaggaaaacaaaaatgaagggATCACCATTTCAGAGATGTGATTGTTAGCTTCTCTTCTTGAAATTTTTACatgcttgatgcaactgcaatacgtCAATTTCTGTGAACAGCCGCAATTTATCtcagcaagtacaagcttttgagGATCACTTAACACTCTTCGCGATGCTTGTGGAGCATGTCAAGCAAGGCTGTCCAAACAAGGGAACCTCCTCCCTTTACGCAGGGATTTACATCACAGGGGCCATGCATGCAAGACACAACCCCCTACCACTtccccatagtcacatgccacccaaaaacaatgtaaagtgattacattatttcttaaaagtgtgtgtgtgtgagagagagattaggTTATTCCTTAAACTGCATTTAGTGTATTATTAGATTGTCACATCCTGCTTACAAGACAGAACAACGCACCCCCGAGACATCCAATTTCTCACATGGCAGTAGAATAAATTAACTCTTCAACACCTCATGGTTGCATGATTATCAAGGCTGGGACCTAAATGTCCAAAGATATCTGACATTTTGAAAGGATCGAGACCTAGGAAAAGATGGTGGAATTGCTGAAATATTAAAGACGACATAATGGGGACTTGCAAAAAATGTGCATTTATTATGGGAGATTTTAAACTTGTATATTGGATGTATCCAATTGTCAAAGGTAGCCTGTAAGATGAATTTCAAGAGTACATTCAGGACAGTTTCTTAGCACAGCACTTGTAGTGCCAATCAGAAGTAGGGCAATCTTAACCTGGTCATGTGCAGTAAGACTGGATTAATGACTTAAAACTAAAGGAGCTTCTAGGCAACAGCGATCATAACATGACATTTCATTTTGTGTTTGGTGAGAAGTGTGTATTTAAGACTGTTTGTCCTTATAACTGTCTTTATTTAAGTTTCAGAAGGCAAAGTTGGCTGAATTCAACTCGGGGAAATTCATTAAAAGATAGGACAGTAGCGAAGAACTGCTAGATATttaaagaaatttcagaaatcagCAAAGTTATTTTCCATTGAGAAAGAAAAGGACTCTGAGAAGGAGTAACTAATTTAGGAGATTAAGTGAGAGATTTAGGAGATAAAACTGAATGTAAACACCTACAGTAATGGAACTGACAGCTATTTACTGAATGTTAGTGTCCTGGTTAGTGGGAAAGAATGTATTATAGCCAATTTTGCAGCTGACCCAAAGGAAAATagtggaaaggcaagtggtgaggatggcacAAGGAGTCTGCAGAGAGACAGGAACAGGTTGAGTGGGCAAAAACAACACAAGctgaatataatatgggaaaatatgagattatatatgcacttttttttgtggaagaatgaaggagctgaatattatctacttgaaaaaatactgcagaaagctccAACATGGGTTTGGAAGTCCTTGTGCATTAATTAGAATGGGAAGTGTAATCGAACTTTAGCTtttattccaaagggaatggagtatagtGATAGGGAGGGGGTAGTccagaaagtaggaaactataAACTATAATGTTTGTCAGAGAAATTGCTAGAATTCATTATTAAGGAGGGAATCATGCgacatttgaaaaataatgaaacaatCAGGGAGACctagtgaaagggaaatcacataTGACGAATGTATTGGATAACTCAGGAAGAGACACAATgcataaaagggacctgaagatgTGGTACATTTGGATTAGCAGACAGCATCATTACACTTCCAGGTGTAGGAGGTAACGTATTAGTATGGATTGAGAATCGGTTAGCTAAGAGCAAGCCGAAAGTACAGATATGTGGTTATTTGTAGTTGGCAAACTAAGGAGTACTAGGCACTAAACTGTTTACAATCTATAATCACTGACTTGGATGATGGGACTGAATTTGTGATagctacatttgctgatgacaaaactAGGTTGGAAAACAAGTTGTCAAGACAGTTTAGAAAGGGGTTTGAATTAAGTTACAAATATTTGGCTGAAGGCATATGATATGGGAAAAGGTGAtttttgttcactttggcaggaagatttaAGAAATTAGTTAATTGGTGAGAACTTGTAGAACTCTACAGTACAGAATGATTtgggtgtcctggtgcataaataaCTAAGATGCAGTTATGCAATAAAAACTTAAAAGAGCAGTAGACCGTATGACCAGTTGAACCTGCTTTGTTGTTAATTTTGATCGTCGCTCACCTTTGGCTTcaattcctgttttctgcctgctccccatattCCTGGATTTTCAGAGACTAAAACCTGTCTACGCTAATCTTAAGTGTGCTCAATGATGGAGCATCCACAAccttcaggaatggagaattctaaagatttgtAACcctttgagtttttaaaaaaaagttctactCACCTCATCTTTATATGATCAGCTCCttaatatggagaccaaaacagtaCATAATACTTCAAATGTGCGTTAAGCAAAATCCTTTATAAATTTTAGCAAGATGTCTTTATATCTGTGCTCTAAATCTCTTGCAATAAAagataaaatgcatttttttctgaactgcttgCTGCACCGGTATACTAAATTTCCACATTCCTTGTACAGGTAGTTCTGTAACATGGTGGTTTGCGTTCTTGTGCTACCCtgcgttatagaaaaattgcacttcagaaacagcacttagtgttggtgatgtaatcatgttacagccaacattcgttttgaaagttcatgcattagaaacagtgtcccgaattcatcaatcgcgttacagcaaatttgcgttgatgaaatgtgtgttatagcagacTGACCTGTGCAAACACATTTGTCTTTCTGAACATGAATGCTTACAAATGTCGCACctctttataaaatattttggttTTTTTCTATTCTTGTGACCAAAGTGAAAAACCTTTTAGGCCAAGTTCAATAGTTTTGATAGACAACAGTCTCAAGTTAAGGGGCCTTGATATGAAAGTTTcaaatgatcatattgaattgctGCGAAGACTGGAGGCTCTGTGGCCTATTGCACTTTATTCTTATGTTCTtgcaaaacacaaaataatttgGAATTTAACTGTGAAACTGTAATGTAGAAGCTATAATGGGAAAGGCatgtttaaggagaaagtgaggactgcagatgctggagatcagagctgaaaatgtgttgctggaaaagcgcagcaggtcaggcagcatccaaggggcaggagaatcgacgtttcgggcatgagtccttcttcaggaaacctgaagaagggctcatgcccgaaacgtcgattctcaagctccttggatgctgcctgacctgcacttttccagcaacacattttcagcaaggcaTGTTTAATCCAACTAATCCAAATACATCTTTCAAATGAATGTAATTCCTAATCTTGTGCTTATCTCGTACCATGGTCCTGTTGTGAAAGCCTTTAAAGACATCACAGAATGGTAAAGCATCCATGGGAGtgggaaaggaggaggagaaggataTCTGACAATACTAGGCACAAGATCTTGTTAATGagtttgtttaaatttatttaaatttttctTCACATTATTGCACTTGTTTGAACATATGAAATCATTCGCAATAAAAAGTGCTAGGTTGAATTACTGTGACTGAACGGTGGACATGTGCTTTAATGAGACTAGCTGCTTTTAATAGTTTCAGATAGTGTTAGAAAAATGTTAGTGAAGTCTGATTTGAAGTTAATGTATATAATTCGAAAGTATATCCTATTGTGTTGATTTAAATGATCTTCCTCTTCTTGCAGGTGGAAACCGTATCTCAACGTTGTCGAGAATatttaataaagaaaattaaTGCTGAGAACTGTGTCCGATTACTGAGCTTTGCAGATTTATACAGCTGCGAAGAACTGAAAATATGTGCAAAGCGAATGGTGGAGCACAAATTTACTGCTGTTTACCATCAAGATGCTTTTTTGCAGCTCTCACATGATCTTTTGATAGATATTCTCAGCAGTGACAATTTAAATGTGGAGAAGGAAGAGACAGTCCGTGAAGCTGCTATGGTGTGGCTTGAATATGACACTGAATCACGATCCCAATATCTATCTTCAGTCCTTGGCCAAATAAGAATtgatgcactttctgaggtaacaCAGAGGGCATGGTTCCAAGGCTTACCACCTAATGATAAGTCTGTAGTGGTGCAAGGATTGTATAAATCTATGCCAAAATTTTTCAAACCTAGACTTGGTATGACTAAAGAAGAGATGCTGATATTCACTGAAGCCTCTAGTGAAAGTCCTCGTTCTTCCTTTTGTGCTGTTTGCTACAGCCCTCAGGCAGAGAAGGTGTATAAACTCCGTAATCCTCCTGGAGATTTGCAAAGAGTAGGAACACTTGTTACTCCTGACAATGACATTTACATTGCAGGTGGACAAGTCCCTTTAAAAGCGCCAATCAGCAACAATAGCAAGGCAAGCAAACTTCAGGCTGCTTATAGACCTGTGAATTGTTTCTACCTTTTTGATGCTCAACAGAACATATGGGTTCCAAAGAGTCCAATGTTGTGTGCTCGCAACCGACCTTCTTTGGTTTGCTGTGAAGGATATATCTATGCAATTGGAGGGGACAGTGTTGGAGGGGAAATGAACAAACGGACGGTGGAAAGGTATAATTGTGAAACAGATGAATGGACTTTAGTTACGCCCTTGCCTTGTGCTTGGCAGTGGAATGCAGCAGTAGCAGTGGAAGACTACATTTATGTCATGGCACACAATCTAACATTTTGCTACTGCCCACGTACTGACTCGTGGGTTGAAATGGCTGCACGTCAAACGAGCAGGTGTTTTGCTTCAGCTGCAGCATTTGGAGACAAAATCTTCTACATTGGTGGTTTGCATATTGGAAATAACTCAGGCATTCGAATACCTTCAAGCACTGTTGATGGTTCATCTGTAACTGTCGAAGTTTATGATGTGATGAAAAATGAGTGGAAGGTAGCAACTAATATCCCTGCAAAGCGCTACTCTGACCCCTGTGTGAGAGCAGTAGTGGTCTTGAACTGTCTATGTGTGTTCATGAGAGACACTCACATGAATGAGAAACCCAAGTATGCAATCTATCAGTACAACATGGAACATGACCAATGGATCCTGCGGCAGTCTATTTCAGAGAgagtcctctgggaccttggCAAAGATTTTCGGTGCACTATGGGGAAACTTTACCCCTCGTGTCTGGAAGAATCTCTGTGGAAACCTCCACCATCTCTATTCTCAcaagatggagcagatgaatttGAATTGGATGGCGATGTGGTTGCTTTGCCGTTGAATAGTTAGTGAAAAATGGGCACGTGCTGTGGATTCCTAAGACATGCATAGAACAGCAATATGTACGTCACAAGCTTCCAGATCATGACAGGGTTTAGTCTAACAGATTaagcagtaactgtgttcagcaCAGCATGTCACTAAGTTTGCATAGTATTGTGTAAATAACTGAGAATCCAGTTGTGTTGTATCATCTACTCCTAGATACCATGTGTTCTGCTAAAGAGATTATTGTATTATTGTTACAATGTGACTAATTTACAAGAGAAACATTGTTTTACTTACACAATTATCCCTGGATTTGACCACAAAGGTAAGAAATCATAGGGATCGTCCCAGTGAAAAAGTAGACTGAGCAAGGTGGCTGACTGCAGGTTCAGTCAAAGGTTGTATCTATTCAATCCGTGTTCTCTAATTTCCATAAAATATTCCCATTTATTCCAGGTTGCAGGTCTACCAAGCAGCTGGTAGTTTACCAGATTAATTAGTGGGTGGCTGTTCAGTGACTGACAGCTGCTTGTAGTGCGGGTCTGTGTGGAGCTTAAATCACTTCATGTTCCTCCACATTGCAAGTAACATAGGTTCATCCATATTACAACTTCCTGCTGCTGAATTTTCATTTGTAAAACAAGTTTTAGTGAGTAACAACCAGgtctttattttgtatttcattaATTTAAGGCAACTGTTACTGTAGTGTGATTGTGTACAAGTATCCTAGTCATTAGGTTTTAATACAGTTGGTTTGACTGAAATGTTTCAAGAATGAACTGTATCCTGCGTGCAGGAGAGCAGAACTGACCCAGCACTGCTCTGGCATAACTCCCAGGAACCACTAGCAGTTGTTGGGCTCTCCATTCTAACATGAGCACAGGTGCTTCATGTAATCCCTACTCGCATGTTCAGCTGCATTGTGTTCCTCTGGCACTgtattttgaattaaattaatttattaaaaaCCTTCACAAGTAAATGTTTGCTTTCTTTTTGTGATGCAGAACTTAGAATATCTATACAGTATTAACCTCTGCATGTTGTCAAACATTTTGGAAAAGTTTCTCATCCAGATGTGGATAAGTTGGCAGTTGATATTACAGTGGAACTTTGTGCATCAAGTCCAGAATGTATTCCCTATGTTGATATTCACAATTTCCAGGGATCATTTTGTTGCTCTAGTATTGGGGTTATATCCTTGTTTTTTCCAATGTAGCTGTAGATTAAAGTGGGACTTTTCTTTGAACCTGAAATTGAACTGCAAACGCTGACATTTCCTAGAGCAATGTGACATGGTTTTGAAGGAATAATAACCATTCTTTGAACTGAAAAGCTTAACTTTACTCTTCAAAGCTTGATGGTTTTGAATACATCATATTGTGTCTCCAAGCTTTGGAAAAGTTAGAGAACATTGTCCCATTGCACAATAGAAACATgaaaagcagaagtaggccatttagctctttgtcatttattatgaccatggctgattatTCAACTCCatagcctgttcctgtttctccccccgccccccccccccctttatgctttgatccctttagccctcagtGCTATATccaccttcttgaaatcatataaTGGTTTGGCTTCAACTGCTATTTCAGCAAATTTCATATGCTCAGCACTcttcagctcagtcctaaatggtgtaCGTTGAacccttagactgtgatccttgGTTCTGGTTCTTTTGATCTCCACTGAATATAATCTTAAcagattcaatctctcctcatacatcaacCCTGaaattccaggaatcagtctgagaAGCCTTTGCTGCACATCTtgcctcagataaggagaccaaaactacacactgtattctaggtgtggtctcaccaagtccCTGTTTAATTGCAGCAAGATGTCTCTGCTCCTGTGCTCAAATAGTCTTCCTTGAAGGCCAACATCCAATTTGTTGCCTTGACTATCAGTGGCAGAtgaatgcttaccttcagtgactggtgtatgacAATGCTCAGGTCTTGTCTCACATTGCTTGTGCCCCACCCCAAAAACAAAACCCTCAAAGTCCAAATAATCCACATTTGCTGGCTCACCTCATCAACTCTAAGACTTACAcccttgaagaattccagtagatttggcAAGTATGATGTCCCaatcataaatccatgctgatggtccaatcctgtcactgtttttcaAGTGCTCATTTATTAAATCTTTTGTCATGGACTCAAATTTTTCCAACTATCAATGGGGAAGCTAACTGTTCTTTAATTACTGCTATTctttctgccttcctgttgtAAACATTAACTATCCTCCAGTTGGTTTGAACTGTTCCAGAATTTACAGAAaattggaagatgaccaccaatataTAAACTATTTCTAGGCCCACTTAAATATGCTGGGATATACATTATCAGACTCTGCGAATCTAACTGCCTTAAATCTGATCAATTTTCCTAACACTATTTCCTTATTAATAttgatttctttcagttcttcCCTCTCTCAATCCTGTATTGCCCAGCATTTCTTATGCTATTTGTCTTCCTTTGTAAtcacagaaccaaagtatgtattcAGTTGGTCAGCTTTTTTCATTGGTCATTATAAATTCCGTTTTTGACTTTAGAGGACCTCCTGTTTTCATTAACTTTTTAGTCTTCATAAGTCAGTTTTATGTTACTTGTTTccatttcttaaacaaaccctttgtcctcctttgctgattggccagaggggaaaaaaaacaatttgtataCCTCTTCCTTTGGATTTAATACTAATTTCCTTTGTAAGCCATAGTTTGGTGACCTTTCCCATTTTACTTTTGCACCATACAGGAATGAATAATTGCAGTTCACCCATGTGCACTTTGTTGTCATATCTCACCACTGTAAT contains the following coding sequences:
- the kbtbd2 gene encoding kelch repeat and BTB domain-containing protein 2 produces the protein MSNKEDKQINTEYAVSLLEQLKCFYDQQLLTDIVLIAESTEFPCHKMVLATCSSYFRAMFMSGLSESKQTHVHLQNVDAPTLQIIIRYAYTGNLAINDSTVEQLYETSSFLQVETVSQRCREYLIKKINAENCVRLLSFADLYSCEELKICAKRMVEHKFTAVYHQDAFLQLSHDLLIDILSSDNLNVEKEETVREAAMVWLEYDTESRSQYLSSVLGQIRIDALSEVTQRAWFQGLPPNDKSVVVQGLYKSMPKFFKPRLGMTKEEMLIFTEASSESPRSSFCAVCYSPQAEKVYKLRNPPGDLQRVGTLVTPDNDIYIAGGQVPLKAPISNNSKASKLQAAYRPVNCFYLFDAQQNIWVPKSPMLCARNRPSLVCCEGYIYAIGGDSVGGEMNKRTVERYNCETDEWTLVTPLPCAWQWNAAVAVEDYIYVMAHNLTFCYCPRTDSWVEMAARQTSRCFASAAAFGDKIFYIGGLHIGNNSGIRIPSSTVDGSSVTVEVYDVMKNEWKVATNIPAKRYSDPCVRAVVVLNCLCVFMRDTHMNEKPKYAIYQYNMEHDQWILRQSISERVLWDLGKDFRCTMGKLYPSCLEESLWKPPPSLFSQDGADEFELDGDVVALPLNS